In Chrysoperla carnea chromosome 2, inChrCarn1.1, whole genome shotgun sequence, the following proteins share a genomic window:
- the LOC123292639 gene encoding uncharacterized protein LOC123292639, producing the protein MAEKLKEKKKRYAISCTEVPEALLQKTNALNYFNQFGRIVKITFRLKSKGCIVDYDCEDAVFDAIDNGGCYDQNYFTIRPYFYKKVKKLSESKDPDWPEDPELKAELDALSEIVPHQHVFRSPSPPTAKEKMKEKPKKEKLIKPKIVKPKTVDTKVKKPIIRKTVKKSVKMEIKKKPIDPVELERLIGIIKQVAHTAEDKYKILDARDKLIRLHSSRQTDIGDAEKVIGTCPDMCPEKERYLRESQHQVSQYEQCDNDEHGDYKINHKTAIKQYSRSSADQEMPLPHELRPVTVLQYTMNYLLRNIIDLCDASDINIADWYHFVWDRTRSIRKDITQQQLCCRGSVELVEQCARFHIHCAARLVSEDVSVFDPKINTENLTKCLQTLKYMYHDLALQNIYCPNEAEFRGYIILLNLHDGNFMWEVKQLRREIQKSAEVNFAIKIFLALDNNNFVSFFKLVRQTTYLNACILLRYFNEVRSRTLNRMIRTHSPRATLTQIPLGELEYLLAFENRTALITFIDYHGLNLNEMGTHVILDRSSFTTSNSFELERAVNIVESKRQNSVGEIVCGGQIVSMQEFCNHTPHNSFDERGYFKKSEIQEQWINQKKTIDTTTSSDNVFGKKSTNIFEKSSESANVFNKPSTNIFEKPVDIKTSSIFKKPTEVKTSSSIFEKQAETKLSSGSIFEKPVEMKTSSIFEKPTEVRTSSSSIFEKPNETKTSSGSIFEKPIEVATDSSNIFKKPLEVKSSSNIFKKPAEPKTLSSNIFVKSSEVKTSRNIFEKPNQSNIFNKDVQTSTSIFNKPTENKISLFEKPVENKINFFEKPPESTTNIFQNEVKKTGSIFENKTVDSSNFIFKKPIEISTPNIFTPLKPENESNITFTKPSDVSFKPAETSPMFGVLDNRNELNVSKDCVDRAAISLKRTSDIYEFDMKTEAKSIKFQPYSKNKNFSGIKSNTFENKPLFSYPPSQVDLEYEEKRKIEEEKKREALKKAAEEEVKRKKAEEEKLKRMQLEAIKKAEEEERKRKIELERAKAEKELREKLLQQMQLKREQKEREQIVESLLDELINAIEIHETQQRLKQIGNNIKLWKIQYIVKKWRNRVSNIRKKRKAVEDSPVWVAKRSYIDEANELYTANQNLTLANMKQYKYKNQNKFKKKDEPIVQINFSRKIFQHLKESVQKFENTLTILKQQSIVIILRNGLNSQSKNKIIEILELEQLIMKNELKNYQIYIDDNYSLQEFINSIEMGLCYLANNIEQEPPLLMDQLSNFLHNTIGNEFAQRLKDSSKTNIALQLSFNDYKNKESLLACEEQAFEVTSTVDEEDDFDIDEKLSEITAYDYDREIHLSKQKEEITEFKSLLEDLNNNFY; encoded by the exons ATGGCAGAAAAactgaaagaaaaaaagaagCGCTATGCAATTAG CTGCACTGAAGTACCTGAAGCGTtgttacaaaaaacaaatgctcttaactattttaatcaatttggtCGTATTGTGAAAATAACATTTCGATTAAAAAGTAAAGGTTGTATTGTTGATTACGATTGTGAAGACGCTGTTTTTGATGCTATTGACAATGGAGGCTGTTAtgaccaaaattattttacaataagacCATACTTttataagaaagtaaaaaaattatccgaATCAAAAGATCCAGACTGGCCAGAAGACCCAGAGCTAAAAGCGGAATTGGATGCTTTATCTGAGATTGTACCACATCAACATGTATTTAGATCACCATCACCACCAACAGCAAAAg aaaaaatgaaagaaaaacctaaaaaagaaaaacttatcaAACCAAAAATTGTGAAACCGAAAACTGTTgatacaaaagtaaaaaaacctaTAATCagaaaaacagttaaaaaatcagtgaaaatggaaataaaaaagaa ACCCATAGATCCAGTTGAATTAGAGCGTTTAATTGGAATAATAAAGCAAGTAGCGCATACTGCagaagataaatataaaattttagatgcaAGAGATAAATTAATTCGATTACATTCGTCACGTCAAACTGATATTGGAGATGCTGAAAAAGTCATTGGAACATGTCCTGATATGTGCCCAGAAAAGGAGAGATATCTAAGGGAATCACAACATCAG gtttctCAGTACGAACAATGCGATAACGACGAACATGGTGATTACAAAATCAATCATAAAACTgcaataaaacaatattcaagAAGTTCAGCCGATCAAGAAATGCCATTACCACACGAACTACGCCCGGTTACAGTATTACAATAcacaatgaattatttattacgtAACATAATCGATTTATGTGATGCATCTGATATAAACATCGCAGATTGGTATCACTTTGTATGGGATCGAACACGAAGTATACGTAAAGATATCACGCAACAACAATTATGCTGTCGTGGTTCAGTAGAATTAGTTGAACAATGTGCAAGATTTCATATACATTGTGCTGCACGTTTAGTATCCGAAGATGTATCtgtttttgatccaaaaattaatacagaaaatttaacaaaatgtttacaaaccttaaaatatatgtaccaCGATTTagcattacaaaatatttattgtccGAATGAAGCCGAATTTCGtggttacataattttattaaatttacacgATGGTAACTTTATGTGGGAAGTGAAACAATTACGGcgagaaatacaaaaatcggcggaagtaaattttgcaataaaaatttttttagccttagataataataattttgttagtttttttaaactggtACGACAAACCACATATTTAAATGCATGTATTTTACTTCGATATTTTAACGAGGTTCGTTCGAGAACGCTAAATCGTATGATTCGTACACATTCACCGAGAGCTACGCTAACACAGATACCTTTGGGagaattagaatatttattagcATTTGAAAATCGTACAGCCTTAATAACATTTATCGATTATCATGGATTAAATTTAAACGAAATGGGTACACATGTGATTCTTGATCGGAGCTCGTTTACCACTTCCAATTCATTTGAATTAGAACGTGCTGTAAATATAGTCGAATCGAAACGACAAAATTCTGTTGGTGAAATTGTTTGTGGTGGGCAAATTGTGTCCATGCAAGAATTTTGTAATCATACTCCTCATAACAGTTTTGACGAGAGaggctattttaaaaaaagtgaaattcaagAACAGTGGATAAATcagaaaaaaactattgataCGACAACGTCATCGGAtaatgtttttggaaaaaaatcaacGAATATATTCGAGAAATCTTCAGAATCAgctaatgtatttaataaaccgtcaacaaacatatttgaaaaaccTGTTGATATAAAAActtcaagtatttttaaaaaacctacGGAAGTTAAAACTTCTAGTAGTATTTTTGAGAAACAAGCTGAAACTAAACTTTCAAGTGGTAGCATTTTTGAAAAACCTGTTGAAATGAAAACTTCAAGTATTTTTGAAAAGCCTACTGAAGTTCGAACTTCAAGCAGTAGTATATTTGAGAAACCAAATGAAACGAAAACATCAAGTGgtagtatttttgaaaaacctaTTGAAGTTGCCACAGattcaagtaatatttttaagaaacctTTGGAAGTTAAATCTTcaagtaatatatttaaaaaacctgCTGAACCTAAAACATTAAGCAGTAATATCTTCGTAAAATCTTCAGAAGTTAAAacttcaagaaatatttttgaaaaacctaatcaatctaatatttttaacaaagatGTTCAAACTTCAACCAGTATATTTAATAAACcaactgaaaacaaaattagtttatttgaaaaaccagttgaaaataaaattaatttctttgagaAACCCCCTGAAAGtactacaaatatttttcagaatgaagttaaaaaaactggAAGTATATTTGAGAATAAAACTGTTGATTCaagtaatttcatttttaaaaaaccaattgaaATCTCAACTCCAAATATATTTACACCACTTAAACCTGAAAATGAATCCAATATTACATTTACGAAACCGAGTGATGTTTCTTTTAAGCCAGCGGAAACAAGTCCTATGTTTGGAGTTTTAGAtaatcgaaatgaattgaatgtCTCAAAAGATTGCGTTGACAGGGCAGCAATAAGTTTGAAACGAACTAGTGatatttatgaatttgataTGAAAACTGAAGCAAAGTCAATAAAGTTTCAACCatatagcaaaaataaaaatttttctggaattaaatcaaatacttttgaaaataaaccacttttttcATATCCACCTAGTCAAGTCGATTTAGAATAtgaagaaaaacgaaaaattgaaGAAGAGAAAAAACGTGAAGCATTAAAAAAAGCTGCAGAGGAAGAAGTGAAACGTAAAAAAGCTGAAGAAGAGAAACTGAAACGAATGCAATTAGAAGCAATAAAAAAAGCTGAAGAAGAGGAACGAAAACGTAAAATTGAACTTGAAAGAGCAAAAGCTGAAAAGGAATTACGAGAAAAATTACTACAACAAATGCAATTAAAACGGGAACAAAAAGAACGTGAACAAATTGTTGAATCACTTTTAGATGAATTAATAAATGCAATTGAAATACATGAAACACAACAACGATTAAAACAAATTGgcaacaatataaaattatggaaaattcaATATATCGTTAAAAAATGGCGTAATAGAGTATCAAATATACGTAAAAAACGTAAAGCTGTTGAAGATTCACCAGTTTGGGTTGCGAAACGTTCATATATCGATGAAGCAAATGAATTATATACAgctaatcaaaatttaactttagCGAATATGaaacaatataaatacaaaaatcaaaataaattcaagaaaaaagatGAACCaattgttcaaataaatttcagtCGAAAAATATTTCAGCATTTAAAGGAATCCgtacaaaagtttgaaaatacaCTT ACTATTCTAAAACAACAaagtattgtaattattttacgaAATGGTTTAAAttcacaaagtaaaaataagatTATCGAAATTTTAGAATTAGAACAATTAATCAtgaaaaacgaattaaaaaattatcagatttATATTGATGATAATTATTCTTTGCAAGAGTTTATAAATTCTATTGAAATGGGTCTATGTTATTTAGCTAATAATATTGAACAAGAACCTCCATTACTTATGGATCAATTATCAAACTTCTTACATAATACAATCGGTAATGAATTTGCGCAACGTTTAAAAGATAGTTCTAAAACAAATATTGCACTACAATTATCATTTAATGATTAT aaaaataaagaatcatTGTTAGCATGTGAAGAGCAAGCATTTGAAGTAACTAGCACTGTTGATGAAGAGGATGATTTtgatattgatgaaaaattatcagaaataACAGCGTATGATTATGATCGAGAAATTCATTTAAGTAAGCAAAAAGAAGAGATTACggaatttaaaagtttattagaagatttaaataata ATTTTTATTAA
- the LOC123293445 gene encoding coiled-coil-helix-coiled-coil-helix domain-containing protein 10, mitochondrial translates to MPRRGRSASPPPAPRRSYASAPRPAAHPPAPVSPPPSAVGPVAAQPQQPSMFQQMAATAGGVAVGSAIGHTVGHAVTGLFSGGGSEAQPAQQAAAPAQQYASEPSTKPAGGPCSFEIEQFIRCAQGQSDLTLCEGFNEALRQCKVQHGMN, encoded by the exons atgccACGACGAGGAAGATCAGCAAGTCCACCACCTGCACCTAGGAG GTCATATGCATCAGCTCCAAGGCCAGCAGCTCATCCACCAGCACCAGTATCTCCACCACCTTCAGCTGTAGGCCCAGTAGCAGCACAGCCTCAACAACCATCCATGTTTCAACAAATGGCTGCAACAGCTGGTGGTGTAGCCGTTGGTTCAGCAAtt gGACACACAGTTGGTCATGCAGTAACTGGCTTATTCAGTGGCGGTGGTAGCGAGGCTCAACCAGCTCAACAAGCTGCAGCACCCGCACAACAATATGCTAGTGAACCATCAACCAAACCTGCAGGAGGACCATGTTCATTTGAAATTGAACAATTCATAAGATGTGCACAAGGGCAATCTGATTTAACATTATGCGAAGGATTTAATGAAGCTTTAAGACAGTGTAAAGTTCAACATG gtatGAATTAA
- the LOC123293423 gene encoding tRNA:m(4)X modification enzyme TRM13 homolog translates to MNNNCQYFVKRKKRFCRMTVKTGHKYCGEHEQSNENLEEKRIPCPLDNKHTCFASKLTKHLKVCNAKIDVLPPYIKKNFNAEKIIETSGNYVEQTSERFLSKAPIEDVKNVLTKISQVYNAVIKGKINEKILDYELLTNEILNPEFGFTTKKHLTQTSSILGHLQNAELLKPNTSFIEFGAGKGKLSFWLAKSTENISDTSIVLVDKASHRHKMDNKLKIENCSAQERIHRIRGDILDLDLSQIDVIRKSKHVIGLTKHLCGVATDYAMRCLENLHKDCNNVTGILMSFCCHHRCLWRDYVGKQFLLKNDFSPQEFDIMCGVVSWATSGVGMSKEKRKELEELSQKSLSSTTVEFDRNKELGLSRDEKTEYGKMAKLLLDYGRMEFLKSLGFNCYLYYYVKPEISLENVLIVATK, encoded by the exons ATGAATAACAATtgtcaatattttgttaaacgTAAAAAACGTTTTTGTCGAATGACAGTTAAAACTGGCCATAAATACTGCGGTGAACACGAGCAAAGTAATGAAAATCTAGAAGAGAAACGAATTCCTTGTCCATTAGATAACAAACA tacttGCTTTGCCAGTAAATTAACCAAGCATttaaaagtttgtaacgctaaaataGACGTTTTACCaccatatattaaaaaaaattttaatgctgaaaaaattattgaaactagCGGAAATTATGTGGAACAGACATCGGAAAGATTCTTATCAAAAGCACCCATTGAAGATGTGAAAAatgtattaacaaaaattagtcAAGTGTATAATG CTGTTATTAAgggtaaaataaatgaaaaaatcttgGATTATGAGCTactaacaaatgaaattttaaatccaGAATTTGGATTTACTACAAAGAAACATTTAACACAAACGTCATCCATATTAGGTCATTTACAAAATGCTGAACTTTTAAAACCGAATACGAGCTTTATAGAATTTGGAGCAGGCAAAG ggaAGTTAAGTTTTTGGTTGGCAAAATCTACAGAAAATATATCTGATACCTCTATTGTATTAGTCGATAAGGCAAGTCATCGCcataaaatggataataaactAAAGATTGAAAATTGTTCAGCGCAAGAACGTATTCATAGAATACGAGGTGATATTTTGGATTTGGATCTATCACAAATTGATGTAATTCGAAAAAGTAAACATGTGATTGGTTTAACGAAGCATTTATGTGGTGTTGCAACAG ATTATGCAATGAGatgtttagaaaatttacaCAAGGACTGTAATAATGTAACCGGAATTTTAATGTCTTTTTGTTGTCATCATCGTTGTTTATGGAGAGATTATGTTGGAAAACAATTCTTATTA aaaaatgatttCTCCCCTCAAGAATTTGATATAATGTGTGGTGTTGTAAGTTGGGCGACAAGTGGTGTTGGTATGAGTAAAGAAAAACGTAAAGAATTAGAAGAATTAtcacaaaaaagtttatcatCCACAACAGTAGAATTTGATCg AAACAAGGAGTTAGGTCTTTCACGAGATGAGAAGACTGAATATGGAAAAATggctaaattattattagactATGGAAGAATGGAATTTTTAAAGTCATTAggttttaattgttatttatattattatgtaaaaccAGAAATATCCTTAGAAAATGTATTAATTGTTGCAACCAAATAA
- the LOC123293426 gene encoding uncharacterized protein LOC123293426 codes for MAICLRVISNRVNSLSPIISRKHLREQNIKYIEKSIFLDDFVSTHQRSSENESRIVEPSLCNNLSHQLLYVPKLKPALAPNEELSTEENNDYAKAYVTLLNPSFISHDHNTHNNIDKSCKHNLGHRKNDDDNHVLFCQGSGSSKDRPSNDSISSNKPSAEQLLKVKNVLSESLPNLFIQPMNYSIYHPNLVFENNIRGIRTVGLFHYVRQIALLRTVGHLKFAYVKLEIIKITVNPEDSSVKVRWRIRGISGLKALFMFWKFKLWKMRDAFNAQEDWYDGFSTFYVGGDGFVHKHVADKMMPDSDNVSEQNAASTVATKLALFWGLLPQTYEDFYPFVSDYFIHCGDHRRDV; via the exons atgGCGATCTGCCTACGAGTAATTTCTAATAGAGTAAATTCGTTGAGTCCAATTATCTCTCGAAAACATCTGCGAgagcaaaatattaaatacatagagaaatcaatttttctggATGAT TTTGTAAGCACACATCAACGATCGTCTGAAAATGAATCACGAATTGTTGAGCCGTCACTATGTAATAATTTAAGTCATCAATTGCTGTACGTGCCAAAATTAAAACCAGCCTTAGCACCTAATGAAGAACTTTCTACAGAAGAAAACAATGATTATGCGAAAGCGTATGTTACCTTACTTAACCCATCCTTTATATCCCATGATCACAATACCCATAATAATATCGATAAATCATGTAAACATAATCTAGGTCATCGTAAAAACGATGATGATAATCATGTTTTATTCTGTCAAGGCAGTGGTAGCAGCAAAGATAGACCAAGTAATGATAGCATATCATCGAATAAACCGTCTGCAGaacaattattaaaagtgaaaaatgtaTTATCTGAGAGTttaccaaatttatttattcaaccaATGAACTATTCTATTTATCATCCGAatttagtatttgaaaataacattagGGGCATTCGAACTGt cGGACTATTTCATTATGTTAGACAAATTGCATTATTACGTACAGTTGGCCACCTGAAATTTGCTTAtgttaaattagaaataataaaaataacagtgAATCCGGAAGATTCATCTGTAAAAGTACGATGGCGAATTCGTGGTATTTCAGGATTAAAAGCTTTATTCATGTTTTGGAAGTTTAAATTGTGGAAAATGCGCGATGCATTCAATGCCCAAGAAGA TTGGTATGATggtttttctactttttatgtCGGTGGAGATGGATTTGTCCACAAACATGTTGCAGATAAG atGATGCCGGATTCAGATAATGTATCAGAGCAAAACGCTGCATCAACAGTTGCAACAAAATTAGCATTATTTTGGGGTTTACTCCCACAAACGTACGAAGATTTTTATCCATTCGTATctgattattttattcattgtgGTGATCATCGAAGAGatgtttaa
- the LOC123293410 gene encoding rab-like protein 6 yields MFSAFKRLAGKGDGQQGVSGMPPGHQTMSTQLQRKFARGIQYNMKVIIKGDRNVGKTCLFNRLQGKKFIEEYIPTDEIQVTSIQWNYKATDDIVKVEIWDVVDRGKKKKHFDGLKLDNTQLEISEEPALDAEFLDVYKGTNGVIIMMDITKSWTFDYVQKELPKVPEHIPVIVLANHCDMAHHRTVTQTQISFFVESMQNRASQVRYTESSMRNGFGLKLLHKFFNLPFLQLQRVSLLQQLERNKTEIDLTCQELDMYFESDEADYNKFIDQLSSRRRQVAELHSPRPITTTLETPSSIVSGNNTPTGEMRHSQSTPIFIGAGHPIPASGIKNTSTLDIDKLSQAPKLLNSTTLSDTKINTSFSSDSAFNKTNDKNEQSFMSKIFGNKQLQTKDNTNDVRGTDVAKLASNLNSIVSVDEFCPDGGQLDKSFLEDIVEKNDSVEKSTYEALDSDSDAETGNPLVAGFQDDIVPDEFNINEKQNIIEQPQLQTINKNKVQSIEEQSNRNNNSIISDSENNQLHNEFSNKYFTPVSNSDAIDTWLSTDSKWRRSPEGGEDVSVAGQSLDYSGSSVTNDDTGSITSFNISASLLDSTKKTSKTNSTEKLNDKKDKKRSEYKSEKKHKHKKSDTKEKDSSSKDKEKKRSSKKKRSRDETCDRLKEHNKRDELEEFLNGPGDIEENSVEAAYEAF; encoded by the exons ATGTTTTCGGCGTTTAAGAGGCTGGCAGGTAAAGGAGATGGCCAGCAAGGAGTTTCTGGCATGCCTCCAGGTCATCAAACCATGTCTACACAATTACAACGGAAATTCGCCCGTGGAATTCAATATAATA tgaaAGTGATTATAAAAGGTGATCGTAATGTTGGaaaaacatgtttatttaaTCGCCTAcaaggtaaaaaatttattgaagaatatATACCAACGGATGAAATTCAAGTAACATCAATACAATGGAATTATAAAGCAACTGATGATATTGTTAAAGTAGAAATATGGGATGTTGTGGATCgtggtaaaaagaaaaaacattttgatggTTTGAAATTGGATAATACACAATTAGAAATATCCGAAGAACCAGCTTTAGATGCTGAATTCTTAGATGTATATAAAGGAACAAATggtgttattattatgatggaTATTACAAAAAGTTG GACTTTTGATTATGTGCAAAAAGAATTACCCAAAGTTCCTGAACATATTCCTGTAATTGTATTAGCAAATCACTGTGATATGGCTCACCATAGAACTGTTACACAaacacaaatttcattttttgttgaaaGTATGCAAAA TCGTGCTTCACAAGTCCGTTATACAGAATCATCAATGCGTAATGGTTTTGGACTGAAGTtactacataaattttttaatttaccatttTTGCAACTACAAAGGGTGTCATTATTGCAACAACTAGAACGGAATAAAACCGAAATCGATTTAACATGTCAAGAATTAGATATGTACTTTGAATCTGATGAagctgattataataaatttattgatcaaTTATCAAGTCGACGTCGTCAAGTTGCAGAATTACACTCTCCAAGACCTATAACAACAACTTTAGAAACACCATCATCAATTGTGTCAGGAAATAATACACCAACAGGTGAAATGCGACACTCACAATCAACGCCTATATTTATTGGTGCAGGACATCCAATTCCGGCATCGGgtattaaaaatacatcaacactTGATATTGATAAATTATCACAAGcaccaaaattattaaattctacaACATTATcggatacaaaaataaatacatcgtTTTCATCGGATAGtgcatttaataaaacaaacgataaaaatgaacaaagttttatgtcgaaaatatttggaaataaacAATTACAAACAAAAGATAATACTAATGATGTACGTGGCACTGATGTTGCTAAATTAGCTTCGAATCTAAATTCAATTGTATCTGTTGATGAATTTTGTCCGGATGGTGGTCAATTGGATAAAAGCTTTTTAGAAGATATTGTTGAGAAAAACGATTCAGTTGAAAAAAGTACTTATGAGGCGCTAGATTCAGACAG tgaTGCTGAAACAGGTAATCCATTGGTAGCTGGATTTCAAGATGACATTGTTCctgatgaatttaatattaatgagaaacaaaatattattgaacaaCCACAATTacaaactattaataaaaataaagttcaatcAATTGAAGAACAGTCAAATAGAAATAACAATTCAATAATTAGTGATTCTGAAAATAATCAATTGCacaatgaattttcaaataaatattttacaccaGTTTCAAATTCTGATGCTATTGATACATGGCTTAGTACAGATTCTAAATGGCGACGATCACCTGAag gtggAGAAGATGTTTCTGTGGCTGGGCAAAGTTTAGATTACAGTGGAAGTAGTGTGACTAATGATGATACTGGAAGTATTACTTCATTTAATATTAGTGCAAGTCTTTTAGACTCAACAAAGAAAACAAGTAAAACAAATAgcacagaaaaattaaatgataaaaaggaTAAGAAAAGATCTGAATATAag tctgagaaaaaacataaacataaaaaatctgACACTAAGGAAAAAGATTCAAGTTCaaaagataaagaaaaaaaacgtaGTAGTAAGAAAAAACGATCACGTGATGAAACGTGTGATCGATTAAAAGAACACAACAAACGTGACGAATTAGAAGAATTTCTTAATGGCCCTGGCgatattgaagaaaattcaGTTGAAGCAGCTTATGAAGCTTTTTAA
- the LOC123293443 gene encoding caltractin translates to MSAPGSATSMKTVPQTGRKKPSGPKFELTDEQKNDIREAFDLFDTEGSGKIDVKELKVAMRALGFEPKKEEIKKLIAETDKDNSGRLSYDEFYHIMCSKMAEKDSKEEIMKAFRLFDDDDTGKISFKNLKRVAKELGENLTDEELQEMIDEADRDGDGEISQEEFFRIMKKTSLY, encoded by the exons atg tcagCACCAGGATCAGCAACTTCAATGAAAACAGTTCCACAAACGGGTCGTAAAAAACCAAGTGGTccaaaatttgaattaacagatgaacaaaaaaatgatattcgtgaagcatttgatttatttgatacaGAAGGTAGTGGTAAAATAGACGTGAAAGAATTGAAAGTGGCGATGAGAGCGTTAggttttgaaccaaaaaaagaagaaatcaaAAAGTTAATTGCTGAAACAGATAAAGACAATTCAGGTAGATTATCATACGATGAATTCTATCACATTATGTGCAGTAAGATGGCTGAAAAGGATTCGAAAGAAGAAATTATGAAAGCATTTCGATtgtttgatgatgatgatactggtaaaataagctttaaaaatttaaaacgtgtTGCTAAagaattaggtgaaaatttaaCTGATGAAGAATTACAAGAAATGATTGATGAAGCTGATAGAGATGGTGATGGGGAAATTAGTCAAGAAGAATTCTTTCgaataatgaaaaaaacaagcctatattaa
- the LOC123293433 gene encoding ribose-5-phosphate isomerase, with protein sequence MLITFCTTKTLFSSTKVLFNSVRTQITMSSDLLASAKKIAATKAVDDWVSDNMVLGIGSGSTIIPAVSRIAERVKNEKLNLVCIPTSFQAKQLIIENNLLLGDLDKYPHLDCAIDGADEVDSNMVLIKGGGGCLLQEKIVASCADKLIIVADYTKNSVKLGENYKKGIPIEVVPIAYVPVMKKIAENFGGKLQLRSGISKAGPCVTDNGNFILDWTLFGEHDWVKVNLDILSIPGVVETGLFVNMATKVYFGLADGSVLEKEV encoded by the coding sequence ATGTTGATAACATTTTGtacaacaaaaacattatttagttcaacaaaagtattatttaattctgTAAGAACACAAATTACAATGAGTTCTGATTTATTAGCATCAGCAAAAAAAATTGCTGCTACAAAAGCTGTGGATGATTGGGTTTCTGATAACATGGTATTAGGAATTGGTAGTGGTTCAACTATTATACCGGCAGTATCAAGAATAGCAGAAagagttaaaaatgaaaagttaaatttaGTTTGCATTCCCACATCATTTCAAGCTAAACAactaattattgaaaacaaccTGTTGCTTGGAGATTTGGATAAATATCCTCATTTAGATTGTGCAATCGATGGTGCTGATGAAGTTGATTCCAACATGGTATTAATTAAAGGTGGTGGGGGGTGCCTTCTTCAAGAGAAGATTGTTGCATCATGTGCTGATAAGTTAATTATAGTTGCTGATTACACAAAAAATTCTGTTAAATTaggagaaaattataaaaaaggtaTTCCTATTGAAGTGGTGCCCATAGCGTATGTTCcagtaatgaaaaaaattgctgAGAATTTTGGTGGAAAATTACAATTACGATCAGGCATTTCTAAAGCAGGACCATGTGTAACAGATAATGGAAATTTCATATTAGATTGGACATTGTTTGGTGAACATGATTGGGTTAAAGTTAACTTGGATATACTCAGTATACCCGGTGTTGTTGAAACTGGATTATTTGTTAATATGGCTACAAAAGTATATTTTGGATTAGCAGATGGATCAGTGCTCGAAAAAGAAGTTTAA